In Microbacterium foliorum, the following proteins share a genomic window:
- a CDS encoding APC family permease — protein sequence MSPDVSEETRGNTDAPPRVKRILIGDPLTSAQVDDQLLPKKMALPIFASDALSSVAYAPQELVMILLIGGLTFLSFTPIVAVAVVVLLIVVVLSYRQLIKAYPSGGGDYEVASKNLGEIPGVIVAAALLVDYVLTVAVSVASGVDNIISAVPGLDPARVELAVGFVILIIIVNLRGVREASLVFAIPTYVFIGSVGFMIVTGLFRTFLGDAPVASSAEFAVHSEDLGQAAVILLILRAFSSGCSALTGVEAVSNGVPAFRTPKVRNAQTTLVLMGSIAACLFAGLTALALITGVHYAENSCDLIGFDCSNPQPSLMAQIASATFGGGSILFFIIQAATACVLLLAANTAFNGFPLLGSVLARDGYAPKSLNTRGDRLVFSNGMIMLGIAAIAVLVIFQAKLTTLIQLYIIGVFVSFSLGQIGMVRHWRRILRGPAEETPGSGVDGASASDRRSAKIGLIINSVGAAMTVAVLLIVTITKFTHGAYLVFFAIPVLAFLMMGVKRYYRDVEHEIAIDDTTKFGATGDLAIVLVNRLQKPVIKAIDYAVAAKHGKTLAVHVAVASDDAAQLQKDWADHLVPIPLVIVESPFRSFAQPVTQFITQYREKHGSSVVTVYLPQYIVGHWWETFLHNRRSRRLANQLMLVHGVSITLVPWLLDSSELIYGRRSRPLPGQERAGRPVVVQGRRAHRPEGPPES from the coding sequence GTGTCGCCCGACGTGTCAGAAGAAACCCGCGGCAACACAGACGCTCCTCCTCGCGTGAAGCGCATCCTGATCGGCGACCCGCTGACGAGCGCGCAGGTCGATGATCAGCTGCTCCCGAAGAAGATGGCACTGCCGATCTTCGCGTCGGATGCGCTGAGCTCGGTCGCCTACGCGCCCCAGGAGCTCGTGATGATCCTGCTCATCGGCGGTCTCACCTTCCTGTCGTTCACGCCGATCGTCGCGGTGGCCGTCGTCGTGCTGCTGATCGTCGTGGTGCTCAGCTACCGCCAGCTCATCAAGGCCTATCCGTCGGGTGGCGGTGATTACGAGGTCGCCTCGAAGAACCTCGGCGAGATTCCCGGCGTCATCGTGGCGGCGGCCCTGCTGGTCGACTACGTGCTGACGGTCGCCGTGTCGGTCGCTTCCGGTGTCGACAACATCATCTCGGCCGTGCCCGGGCTCGACCCGGCGCGGGTCGAGCTCGCGGTCGGATTCGTGATCCTGATCATCATCGTGAACCTGCGCGGGGTGCGCGAGGCCTCGCTCGTCTTCGCCATCCCGACGTACGTGTTCATCGGCTCGGTCGGCTTCATGATCGTGACGGGGCTCTTCCGCACGTTCCTCGGTGATGCGCCGGTGGCGTCGAGCGCCGAGTTCGCCGTGCACTCCGAAGACCTCGGCCAGGCCGCCGTCATCCTCCTGATCCTGCGCGCGTTCTCGAGCGGATGCTCGGCCCTCACCGGCGTCGAGGCGGTGTCGAACGGCGTGCCCGCCTTCCGCACGCCCAAGGTGCGCAACGCGCAGACCACGCTCGTGCTGATGGGCTCGATCGCCGCCTGCCTGTTTGCGGGTCTCACCGCGCTCGCGCTGATCACCGGCGTGCACTACGCCGAGAACTCGTGCGACCTGATCGGGTTCGACTGCTCGAACCCGCAGCCGAGCCTGATGGCGCAGATCGCCTCGGCGACGTTCGGTGGCGGCAGCATCCTGTTCTTCATCATCCAGGCGGCGACCGCGTGCGTGCTGCTGCTCGCGGCGAACACGGCGTTCAACGGCTTCCCGCTGCTCGGCTCGGTGCTCGCCCGTGACGGCTATGCCCCCAAGTCGCTGAACACCCGCGGCGACCGCCTGGTGTTCTCGAACGGCATGATCATGCTCGGCATCGCGGCGATCGCCGTGCTGGTGATCTTCCAGGCGAAGCTCACCACGCTGATCCAGCTGTACATCATCGGCGTCTTCGTGTCGTTCTCGCTCGGGCAGATCGGCATGGTGCGTCACTGGAGGCGCATCCTTCGCGGCCCGGCTGAGGAGACGCCGGGCTCGGGGGTCGACGGCGCCTCGGCATCCGATCGCCGCTCGGCCAAGATCGGTCTGATCATCAACTCGGTGGGCGCCGCGATGACGGTCGCCGTGCTGCTGATCGTGACGATCACGAAGTTCACGCACGGCGCGTATCTGGTGTTCTTCGCGATCCCGGTGCTGGCGTTCCTGATGATGGGCGTGAAGCGGTACTACCGCGACGTCGAGCACGAGATCGCGATCGACGACACGACGAAGTTCGGCGCGACAGGCGACCTGGCGATCGTGCTCGTCAACCGCCTGCAGAAACCGGTCATCAAGGCGATCGACTATGCGGTCGCCGCCAAGCACGGCAAGACGCTGGCGGTGCACGTCGCCGTGGCATCCGACGATGCCGCGCAGTTGCAGAAGGACTGGGCCGACCACCTGGTGCCGATCCCGCTGGTGATCGTCGAGTCGCCGTTCCGGTCGTTCGCGCAGCCGGTGACGCAGTTCATCACCCAGTACCGCGAGAAGCACGGCTCGTCGGTGGTCACGGTCTACCTGCCGCAGTACATCGTGGGGCACTGGTGGGAGACGTTCCTGCACAACCGGCGCTCGCGTCGCCTCGCCAACCAGCTGATGCTCGTGCACGGGGTCTCGATCACGCTGGTGCCGTGGCTGCTCGATTCGTCGGAGCTCATCTACGGTCGGCGCTCGCGACCGCTGCCCGGGCAGGAGCGCGCAGGACGGCCGGTCGTCGTGCAGGGTCGTCGCGCGCACCGCCCCGAGGGCCCGCCGGAGAGCTGA
- a CDS encoding nuclear transport factor 2 family protein, which produces MTSAGEKWTEAYVEAWRSNDPQQIAALFSEDAIYLTSPDAEPRVGRADIVAGWLEDLDEPDTWTFDWWIVREDDEFVVIEGRTKYPDERDYVNLWIVRLDAEGRATAFTEWYMPRPHQD; this is translated from the coding sequence ATGACCAGCGCAGGAGAGAAGTGGACCGAGGCGTACGTCGAGGCCTGGAGGTCGAACGATCCACAGCAGATCGCCGCGCTCTTCAGTGAAGACGCGATCTACCTCACCAGCCCCGACGCCGAGCCGCGCGTCGGCCGAGCCGACATCGTCGCGGGCTGGCTCGAGGACCTCGACGAACCGGACACGTGGACGTTCGACTGGTGGATAGTGCGCGAAGACGATGAATTCGTCGTGATCGAGGGGCGCACGAAGTATCCGGACGAGCGCGACTACGTGAACCTCTGGATCGTCCGACTCGATGCGGAGGGGCGGGCGACCGCCTTCACCGAGTGGTACATGCCCCGCCCCCATCAGGACTGA
- a CDS encoding GTP pyrophosphokinase has protein sequence MTSLQVTDDAIQQTRELRDEFQRFLREYEFGMREVETKIGILRDEFTHHHAYNPIEHVKSRLKTPDSIVEKIARKGIAEPDFERIRSEITDIAGVRVTCSFVADVYRLFDLLTAQDDVTVRTVKDYIATPKENGYKSLHAIIEVPVFLSTGALAVPVEVQFRTIAMDFWASLEHKIYYKFSNQVPSHLVESLTDAAEAAAELDSRMERLHREAHGVPQRQLAPPPPPHVVQV, from the coding sequence ATGACGTCCCTTCAGGTCACCGACGACGCGATCCAGCAGACTCGGGAGCTCCGCGACGAGTTCCAGCGCTTCCTGCGCGAATACGAGTTCGGCATGCGGGAGGTCGAGACGAAGATCGGGATCCTGCGCGACGAGTTCACGCACCACCACGCATACAACCCGATCGAGCACGTCAAGAGCCGGTTGAAGACTCCCGACAGCATCGTCGAGAAGATCGCCCGCAAGGGCATCGCCGAGCCGGACTTCGAGCGCATCCGCTCGGAGATCACCGACATCGCCGGCGTGCGCGTGACCTGCAGCTTCGTCGCCGACGTGTATCGCCTGTTCGACCTGCTCACCGCACAGGACGACGTCACGGTGCGCACCGTGAAGGACTACATCGCCACTCCGAAGGAGAACGGCTACAAGAGCCTGCACGCGATCATCGAGGTGCCGGTGTTCCTGTCGACCGGGGCGCTCGCGGTGCCGGTCGAGGTGCAGTTCCGCACGATCGCGATGGACTTCTGGGCCAGCCTCGAACACAAGATCTACTACAAGTTCTCGAACCAGGTGCCCTCGCACCTCGTCGAGAGCCTGACCGATGCGGCCGAGGCCGCCGCGGAGCTCGACAGTCGGATGGAGCGCCTGCACCGCGAGGCCCACGGCGTGCCGCAGCGCCAGCTCGCGCCGCCGCCCCCGCCGCACGTCGTGCAGGTCTGA